A single region of the Geobacillus subterraneus genome encodes:
- a CDS encoding HNH endonuclease produces the protein MKIYAEPLAISTDQWLDMLNDRSVFREEDVELIRTLYYFPDCRASGKELARFLNKVSHSPLNAQVGRLGKRIIRKYPDVQFPIREDGKIRYWHIPFLGEERRDKYIWQLRPELREAVRRYEQTDTDHQNDTLLPSELEDVSLREGGKKLVAVNRYERNARARRLCLQKHGYRCSVCQFDFEQVYGEIGKGFIEVHHLLPLSEIGEQYTVNPFDDLRPVCPNCHAMLHRGNLSIEELREIVETRRRI, from the coding sequence ATGAAAATTTATGCTGAGCCGCTGGCCATATCCACCGATCAATGGCTGGACATGTTAAACGATCGAAGTGTATTCCGTGAAGAAGATGTGGAGCTGATCCGAACATTGTATTATTTTCCGGATTGTCGCGCATCGGGGAAAGAGCTGGCGCGTTTTTTAAACAAAGTCAGCCATTCCCCTTTAAATGCTCAAGTAGGAAGATTGGGCAAACGCATTATTCGAAAATATCCTGATGTTCAGTTTCCTATTCGTGAGGATGGGAAAATACGGTATTGGCATATTCCTTTTTTAGGAGAAGAGCGTCGCGATAAGTATATTTGGCAATTGCGCCCTGAATTACGCGAGGCGGTGCGCCGATACGAACAAACGGACACGGATCATCAAAACGATACGTTATTGCCGAGCGAGCTGGAGGATGTCTCGCTGCGCGAAGGCGGCAAAAAGCTGGTCGCTGTGAATCGGTATGAACGAAATGCAAGGGCGCGGAGGCTTTGTTTGCAAAAGCACGGCTACCGTTGTTCCGTCTGCCAATTTGACTTTGAGCAAGTTTACGGAGAAATCGGGAAAGGATTTATCGAAGTTCATCATCTCCTTCCGCTGAGCGAGATTGGTGAGCAATACACGGTGAACCCGTTTGACGATTTGCGTCCGGTCTGCCCGAATTGCCATGCCATGTTGCATAGGGGGAATTTGTCTATTGAAGAATTGAGGGAGATTGTTGAAACACGTAGGAGGATTTAG
- a CDS encoding N-6 DNA methylase has product MNNREIVQKLWNLCNVLRDDGITYHQYVTELTYLLFLKMMKETGQEYIIPENYRWDSLVEKDGIELKEHYQQLLLDLGKEENELLKQIYTDATSNIREPKNLEKIIQSINNLDWYNAKQEGLGDLYEGLLEKNASEVKSGAGQYFTPRVLIDVIVELVNPQPGERCHDPAAGTFGFMIAADRHVREQTDDYFDLSQEEIEFQKYKAFSGVELVRDTHRLAVMNALLHDVHGEILLGDTLSSLGERLKNYDVILTNPPFGTKKGGERATRTDFTFTTSNKQLNFLQHIYRALKPNGKARAAVVVPDNVLFEGGVGADIRRDLMDKCNLHTILRLPTGIFYAQGVKTNVLFFTRGKTDVGNTKEVWVYDLRTNMPSFGKRNPLTKEHFARFIKAYTAEDRRQVKDERWNVFTREEIAKKGDSLDIGLIADESLSVYENLPDPIDSSEEAVKKLELAISLLSEVIAELKAVEQPNSYQATNEVLKVAETSEVLKK; this is encoded by the coding sequence ATGAACAACAGAGAGATTGTACAAAAGCTTTGGAACTTATGTAATGTTCTACGTGATGATGGAATTACTTATCATCAATACGTTACGGAGCTAACTTATCTGTTATTTTTAAAAATGATGAAAGAAACCGGTCAAGAATATATCATTCCCGAAAACTATCGCTGGGATTCGTTAGTAGAAAAAGACGGGATTGAACTAAAAGAGCATTACCAACAGTTGTTGCTTGATTTAGGAAAAGAGGAAAATGAATTATTAAAACAAATTTATACGGACGCGACATCGAATATTAGAGAACCAAAGAACTTGGAAAAAATTATTCAATCCATCAATAACTTAGATTGGTATAACGCCAAGCAAGAAGGTTTAGGCGATTTGTACGAAGGACTGTTAGAAAAGAACGCGAGTGAAGTCAAATCAGGAGCGGGGCAATATTTTACGCCTCGCGTCCTTATTGATGTCATTGTCGAGCTCGTAAATCCACAGCCGGGCGAGCGCTGCCATGACCCCGCCGCGGGAACCTTCGGCTTTATGATCGCGGCCGATCGTCATGTGCGTGAACAGACGGATGATTATTTTGACTTATCCCAAGAAGAAATTGAATTTCAAAAATACAAGGCCTTCTCTGGAGTAGAGCTGGTCAGAGATACGCATCGCTTAGCGGTCATGAACGCGCTGCTTCATGATGTCCATGGTGAAATCTTGTTAGGCGATACCCTCTCATCACTTGGTGAGCGTCTGAAAAATTATGACGTGATCTTAACGAATCCGCCGTTTGGGACGAAAAAAGGCGGCGAACGGGCAACACGAACAGACTTTACCTTTACGACATCAAACAAGCAGCTGAACTTCTTGCAACACATTTACCGAGCTTTGAAACCGAATGGAAAAGCACGAGCCGCTGTCGTTGTCCCTGACAACGTCTTGTTCGAAGGCGGAGTCGGCGCCGACATTCGTCGCGACTTAATGGACAAATGCAACTTGCATACGATTTTACGCTTGCCGACCGGGATTTTCTACGCCCAAGGAGTGAAAACGAACGTCTTATTCTTCACCCGCGGAAAAACTGACGTCGGCAATACGAAAGAAGTATGGGTGTACGATTTACGGACGAACATGCCGTCTTTCGGCAAGCGGAATCCGTTGACGAAAGAACATTTTGCAAGATTTATCAAGGCCTATACGGCAGAAGACCGCCGCCAAGTTAAAGACGAGCGCTGGAATGTGTTTACAAGGGAAGAAATTGCGAAAAAAGGCGACAGCTTAGATATTGGCTTAATTGCTGATGAATCCCTATCCGTCTACGAAAACTTGCCAGACCCCATCGACTCCTCCGAAGAAGCGGTGAAAAAATTAGAATTGGCGATTTCGCTGCTAAGCGAAGTCATCGCCGAGCTAAAAGCGGTCGAACAACCTAATAGCTACCAAGCAACGAACGAAGTGCTGAAAGTGGCAGAAACATCTGAGGTGCTTAAAAAATGA
- a CDS encoding glycosyltransferase family 8 protein, which produces MIVSATNDHYAQHLAVMLTSLLKNQKMNRPIHIYILYSDLSTISMAKLQRVVGQFHTPITFLRVDVQLFADFASGSGGQKYISKEAYYRMIIPDVLGEEISKALYLDCDIIVRTDLTELWETNIEEYDLAAVDESRVLTKSDRDIRMNRLSLPPDSYYFNSGVLLMNLKRWREKNISAELMEFVKSHGDKLALMDQDALNAVLFNRWLRLDDKWNFTAAHSAKRSSKKAAILHFTGPEKPWNSKSPFAKEYRKYLKKSLWEKPLSLE; this is translated from the coding sequence GTGATTGTGTCAGCGACGAACGATCATTACGCCCAACACTTAGCGGTAATGTTAACATCGCTATTAAAAAATCAAAAAATGAATCGCCCAATCCATATTTATATCCTGTACAGCGATCTTTCTACCATCAGCATGGCGAAGCTCCAACGAGTTGTTGGGCAGTTTCATACGCCAATCACCTTTCTTCGTGTCGACGTCCAATTGTTTGCCGATTTTGCGTCTGGTTCGGGAGGGCAAAAATACATCAGCAAAGAAGCCTACTACCGGATGATCATCCCTGATGTGCTCGGTGAGGAGATTTCGAAAGCATTGTATTTGGATTGCGATATCATCGTCAGAACCGACCTCACGGAATTATGGGAAACGAATATCGAGGAATATGATCTAGCGGCAGTGGACGAGTCACGGGTGCTGACCAAATCGGATCGGGACATTCGAATGAACAGGCTGTCGTTGCCCCCGGATTCCTATTATTTTAATTCTGGTGTATTACTAATGAATCTAAAACGGTGGAGGGAGAAAAACATTTCTGCCGAATTGATGGAGTTTGTCAAGTCCCATGGCGACAAGCTCGCCTTAATGGATCAAGATGCGTTAAACGCAGTCCTTTTCAACCGCTGGCTTCGCCTCGATGACAAATGGAACTTCACCGCCGCCCACTCTGCAAAACGGTCGTCCAAAAAGGCAGCCATTCTCCATTTCACCGGTCCTGAAAAACCATGGAATTCGAAAAGTCCGTTTGCGAAAGAATATCGCAAATATTTAAAAAAGTCGTTATGGGAAAAACCTTTATCGCTGGAATGA
- a CDS encoding electron transfer flavoprotein subunit alpha/FixB family protein yields MNLEDYRGIWVYIEVKDGNVAPVSLELLGAGRMLADKRGTELGGVLIGSGVKPLATTLFAYGADVVYVYDDPIFEHYRTEPYMRALLDCCHKHKPEVLLYGATPTGKDLASAIATDLPTGLTADTTILDIEEDTGLLLASRPAFGGNIMATILCKKYRPQMATVRPKVMKALSPDPARTGRIIEEQIELHEEQMRTKVLEVVRETVKKARIDEADIVVAGGKGMGSKEGFQLIHELADVLGAAVGASRDVVEAGWIDHHHQVGQTGVTVTPKIYFAIGISGAIQHIVGMQNSELIIAINKDPNAPIFQACHYGIVGDALEIVPLLIKRLKEELPKLNASADAKEEIRHA; encoded by the coding sequence ATGAATTTGGAAGATTATCGGGGGATATGGGTATACATTGAAGTGAAAGACGGAAATGTGGCCCCTGTTTCCTTGGAGCTGCTCGGAGCCGGGCGGATGCTGGCGGATAAACGCGGCACAGAGTTAGGCGGGGTGTTAATTGGAAGCGGTGTCAAACCGCTCGCGACGACGTTGTTTGCCTACGGGGCCGACGTTGTCTATGTATATGATGATCCGATTTTTGAACATTATCGCACAGAGCCGTATATGCGCGCATTGCTGGATTGCTGTCACAAGCATAAGCCGGAAGTATTGTTGTACGGGGCGACGCCAACAGGAAAAGACTTAGCAAGCGCCATTGCCACCGATTTGCCAACAGGGTTAACCGCCGATACAACGATACTCGATATTGAAGAAGACACCGGGTTATTGCTGGCGAGTCGGCCGGCGTTTGGCGGCAACATTATGGCGACGATTTTATGCAAAAAGTACCGCCCGCAAATGGCGACAGTCCGGCCAAAAGTGATGAAGGCGCTTTCGCCTGACCCGGCACGGACCGGCCGGATCATCGAGGAGCAGATCGAGCTGCACGAGGAACAGATGCGGACGAAAGTGCTTGAAGTCGTAAGAGAAACGGTGAAAAAAGCACGCATCGACGAGGCGGACATCGTTGTGGCCGGCGGCAAAGGAATGGGCAGCAAAGAAGGATTTCAGCTCATCCATGAGCTGGCGGATGTCCTCGGTGCGGCGGTCGGCGCCAGCCGCGATGTCGTGGAAGCCGGCTGGATCGACCACCATCATCAAGTCGGGCAAACCGGGGTGACGGTGACGCCGAAGATTTACTTCGCCATCGGCATTTCGGGTGCGATACAACATATCGTCGGCATGCAAAACTCCGAGCTGATCATCGCCATTAATAAAGATCCGAACGCGCCGATTTTCCAAGCGTGCCATTACGGCATTGTCGGCGATGCGCTGGAGATCGTGCCGCTACTCATTAAACGGTTGAAAGAAGAGCTTCCGAAATTAAACGCATCGGCCGATGCGAAGGAGGAAATCCGCCATGCCTGA
- a CDS encoding ferredoxin family protein produces the protein MGGDEIMSHLPTIEEKQYLVRFNADTKSHLHVLDHDICLTKCPDKICTIFCPAAVYKWEGTRMHVGYEGCHECGSCRIGCPYENIRWEYPRGGHGIVFRLG, from the coding sequence ATGGGAGGTGATGAAATAATGAGCCATTTGCCAACGATTGAGGAAAAACAATACTTAGTCCGCTTTAATGCCGATACGAAATCCCACCTTCACGTCCTTGATCATGACATTTGCCTGACGAAATGCCCGGATAAAATTTGCACGATTTTCTGCCCGGCGGCGGTGTATAAATGGGAGGGAACGCGGATGCATGTCGGTTATGAAGGCTGCCATGAATGCGGCAGCTGCCGCATCGGCTGTCCGTATGAAAATATTCGTTGGGAGTATCCGAGAGGCGGTCACGGGATCGTCTTTCGGCTAGGGTGA
- a CDS encoding electron transfer flavoprotein subunit beta/FixA family protein — MLHIVACIKQVPDTKVAKINPKTNTIDRASAPAILNPYDAHAVEEAVRLKKRYGGVVSVLTMGPPPAVKAIRKCIELGADEGYMISDRAFAGADTLATSYALAKALEQIAKQRPIDLIICGKMTIDGDTGQVGPGIARRLDIPPLTGVNKVVEINKEKGYAIVHRKLEDGYEVVKSTLPCLFTVEKEINDISFAPLPNMIKAARYHPTIWTADDLENVDRKQLGLKGSPTIVSKIWTPPKPKGGELLEGTTEEKVEQLLSIVLEKKELFQS; from the coding sequence ATGCTACATATTGTAGCTTGTATTAAGCAAGTGCCGGATACGAAGGTTGCCAAGATCAATCCGAAGACGAATACGATCGACCGCGCCAGCGCCCCGGCGATTTTAAATCCGTATGATGCGCACGCGGTAGAGGAAGCTGTCCGCCTAAAAAAGAGATATGGCGGCGTCGTTTCCGTATTGACGATGGGTCCGCCGCCGGCGGTGAAGGCGATTCGAAAGTGTATTGAGCTTGGCGCTGATGAAGGGTATATGATTTCCGACCGCGCGTTCGCCGGGGCGGATACGTTAGCGACGAGCTATGCGCTGGCGAAGGCGTTGGAACAAATCGCGAAGCAGCGGCCGATTGATTTGATTATTTGCGGAAAGATGACCATTGACGGTGATACAGGTCAAGTGGGGCCAGGCATCGCCCGCCGCTTGGATATTCCGCCGCTCACCGGTGTAAACAAAGTCGTGGAAATTAACAAAGAAAAAGGATATGCGATCGTCCACCGCAAGCTGGAAGATGGCTATGAAGTCGTGAAATCGACGCTCCCCTGTTTATTCACCGTTGAAAAAGAAATTAACGACATCTCCTTTGCGCCTTTACCCAACATGATCAAAGCCGCACGATATCACCCGACGATTTGGACTGCAGACGATTTAGAAAATGTTGACCGCAAACAGTTAGGATTAAAAGGCTCCCCAACGATTGTTTCAAAAATATGGACGCCGCCGAAGCCAAAAGGCGGCGAGCTGCTGGAAGGAACAACAGAAGAAAAAGTCGAACAACTGCTTTCGATCGTTCTTGAGAAAAAAGAATTGTTTCAATCATAA
- a CDS encoding glycoside hydrolase family 1 protein gives MVTTNEAFPTNFLWGGATAANQIEGGFGEGNKGVSIADVLPGGKMRQQLLREKGLQFAIDKEKYTYPNHEAIDFYHRYKEDIALFAEMGFKAFRLSIAWTRIFPNGTELEPNEEGLAFYDRVFDELHKYGIEPVVTISHYEMPLHLAKEYGGWRSRELVTLFERYAKVIFQRYKDKVKYWLTFNEINGALHFPLMSMGFVPESEETKYQELFQAFHHQFVASSLAVKACREIIPDAKIGCMILAAPVYPYDCNPENVMHALEEERLLNFFCADVQVRGEYPSFMKRVFDERGVKLDIRDGDLELIKKHTVDYIGLSYYMSVTQKKDKMDDELIPGSVFDGVKNPFLKASDWGWEIDPIGLRIILNRLYDRYRVPLFIVENGLGAHDKVEEDGSIHDDYRIDYLRRHIEAAREAIADGVELIGYLVWGCIDLVSASTGEFSKRYGLIYVDKHDDGSGTLERRKKKSFYWYQRVIVTNGEVL, from the coding sequence GTGGTTACAACGAACGAGGCGTTTCCCACCAACTTTTTATGGGGAGGAGCGACGGCGGCCAACCAGATCGAAGGAGGATTTGGCGAAGGAAACAAAGGGGTAAGCATTGCCGATGTGCTTCCGGGAGGAAAGATGAGGCAACAACTGCTTAGGGAAAAAGGGTTGCAGTTTGCCATTGATAAGGAGAAGTACACATACCCGAACCATGAAGCGATCGACTTTTACCACCGGTATAAAGAGGATATAGCCCTGTTTGCTGAGATGGGATTTAAAGCGTTCCGCCTATCGATCGCCTGGACGCGCATCTTCCCGAACGGCACCGAGCTTGAGCCAAATGAAGAAGGGCTTGCCTTCTATGATCGGGTGTTCGATGAGTTACATAAATACGGGATTGAGCCGGTGGTGACGATTTCCCATTATGAAATGCCGCTCCATTTGGCCAAAGAATACGGTGGCTGGCGGAGCCGCGAACTGGTAACGTTGTTTGAACGTTACGCCAAGGTGATTTTCCAGCGTTATAAAGATAAAGTGAAATATTGGCTGACGTTTAACGAAATAAACGGTGCGCTCCATTTTCCGCTCATGAGCATGGGATTTGTGCCGGAAAGCGAAGAGACGAAATATCAAGAGTTGTTTCAAGCGTTCCATCATCAATTTGTCGCCAGCAGCCTGGCGGTGAAGGCGTGCCGCGAGATCATTCCGGACGCAAAAATCGGCTGCATGATTCTCGCCGCCCCGGTGTACCCGTACGACTGCAATCCAGAAAACGTCATGCATGCACTTGAAGAGGAGCGGCTGTTGAATTTCTTTTGCGCCGACGTTCAAGTGCGCGGCGAGTATCCATCCTTTATGAAACGCGTGTTCGACGAGCGCGGGGTGAAACTCGATATTCGCGACGGGGATTTGGAACTGATCAAGAAGCATACGGTCGACTATATCGGTTTAAGCTACTATATGTCCGTCACCCAGAAAAAAGACAAGATGGATGATGAGCTCATCCCCGGCAGCGTATTTGATGGGGTGAAAAACCCGTTCCTTAAAGCGAGCGACTGGGGCTGGGAGATCGACCCTATAGGGCTGCGCATCATTTTAAACCGGTTGTACGATCGGTATCGCGTACCGCTTTTTATTGTGGAAAACGGGCTTGGGGCGCATGACAAAGTGGAAGAAGACGGCTCGATTCACGACGATTACCGCATTGACTATTTGCGCCGTCATATCGAAGCAGCGCGTGAAGCGATCGCCGATGGCGTCGAATTGATTGGCTATCTCGTATGGGGCTGCATTGACCTCGTGAGCGCCTCGACCGGCGAGTTTTCAAAACGGTACGGGTTGATTTATGTCGATAAACATGACGACGGCAGCGGGACGCTGGAACGGAGGAAGAAAAAGTCGTTTTACTGGTACCAGCGTGTGATTGTGACGAATGGGGAAGTACTGTAA
- a CDS encoding restriction endonuclease subunit S — protein sequence MSKTKQKTLEELLEEALVPEDEQPYEVPGNWVWVRLGSISRFIDYRGKTPKKTESGIRLITAKNVRMGYIQDEPKEFISEKDYDSWMTRGIPNVGDILFTTEAPLGNVAQLDINEKIALAQRIITISPYQPLEKTFFKYCLMSPQMQALIKSNATGTTVSGIKASRLKEIEVPLAPLHEQKRIAEKIEWLFAKIDEAKQLIEEVKESFELRWESILDKAFRGELTKKWRSMNSMTEKADDIFKEIQKVYKKSNKKDEDEMNPPYQIPQNWKWVRLGDIVDINPPKKKLADIEDDQICTFIPMHSVSDKTGEIENQEIRKYAEVKKGYTFFLENDILFAKITPCMENGKTAIAQNLINGFGFGSTEFHVIRTNPYINNKLIYYLLRSKKFRMEAKKEMTGAVGQQRVPKSFLENYLFPFPPKGEQDKIVELLDNLYAKEVEINKIEVLEGEIDSIRQSILNKAFRGELGTNDPTDQHAIKLLKEVLKSK from the coding sequence ATGAGCAAAACGAAACAAAAAACGCTGGAAGAACTACTGGAAGAAGCGTTAGTGCCGGAAGACGAACAGCCGTATGAAGTGCCGGGGAATTGGGTGTGGGTTAGACTAGGTAGTATTAGTAGGTTTATTGACTATCGAGGTAAGACACCTAAAAAAACTGAATCAGGTATAAGACTAATCACCGCTAAAAATGTTAGGATGGGTTATATCCAAGACGAACCTAAAGAATTTATTAGTGAAAAAGATTATGATTCATGGATGACTAGAGGGATTCCAAATGTGGGTGATATATTATTTACAACCGAAGCACCTTTAGGGAATGTGGCTCAATTAGATATTAATGAGAAAATTGCGCTCGCTCAAAGGATTATCACAATCTCCCCTTATCAGCCACTTGAAAAGACTTTCTTTAAATATTGTTTAATGAGTCCACAAATGCAAGCTCTAATTAAAAGTAACGCTACTGGAACTACTGTTTCTGGGATAAAAGCGAGTAGGCTAAAGGAAATAGAGGTGCCTTTAGCTCCTTTACACGAACAAAAACGCATTGCTGAGAAAATCGAGTGGCTTTTTGCGAAAATTGATGAAGCGAAGCAGTTGATTGAAGAAGTGAAAGAGTCGTTTGAACTTCGCTGGGAAAGCATTTTAGACAAGGCGTTTAGAGGAGAGCTAACTAAAAAATGGCGATCTATGAACTCAATGACTGAAAAAGCTGATGATATTTTTAAAGAAATTCAAAAGGTCTATAAAAAAAGCAATAAAAAAGATGAAGACGAAATGAATCCACCTTATCAGATTCCTCAAAATTGGAAATGGGTTAGATTAGGTGATATTGTCGATATTAACCCACCTAAGAAGAAGCTAGCCGATATAGAAGATGATCAAATTTGCACATTTATTCCTATGCATTCTGTGAGTGATAAAACTGGTGAAATAGAAAATCAGGAAATTAGGAAGTATGCTGAAGTAAAGAAAGGTTATACATTTTTTCTTGAAAATGATATTCTTTTTGCCAAAATAACTCCCTGTATGGAAAATGGAAAAACAGCCATTGCGCAAAATTTAATAAATGGGTTTGGATTTGGATCAACTGAGTTTCATGTAATTAGAACAAATCCTTATATTAACAATAAGTTAATATATTATTTACTCCGATCTAAAAAATTTAGGATGGAAGCTAAAAAAGAAATGACAGGGGCAGTAGGTCAACAACGTGTACCTAAATCATTTTTGGAAAATTATTTATTTCCATTCCCGCCAAAAGGAGAACAGGACAAAATTGTTGAGTTATTGGATAACTTGTATGCTAAAGAAGTTGAAATTAATAAAATAGAGGTATTAGAGGGAGAAATAGATTCGATACGCCAATCCATCCTCAACAAAGCCTTCCGTGGCGAACTTGGTACAAACGATCCAACCGATCAACATGCCATTAAGTTGTTAAAAGAAGTGCTGAAATCGAAATAA
- a CDS encoding FAD-dependent oxidoreductase produces MPEKFDCIVVGAGPAGTACAYELAKAGVNVLLLERGEYPGSKNVMGGVLYRKMMEDIIPEFYKEAPLERPIVEQRFMLMDKESAVTFSYKGLEWGREPYNNFTVLRAKFDQWFAEKAVEQGALLVCETVALECIVEKGRVVGVRTDRPDGEVYADVVVLADGVNSLLAKQLGFHREWRPDEVALAVMEIVKLDKKVIEERFNLEPEQGCTIELLGDATKGILGTGFLYTNKDTLSIGVGTLLSGLIKHKIKPYELLEYVKNHPMIRPYLQGSEPVEYLAHLIPEGGYHSMPKVVGDGVLVVGDAAQLVNAIHREGSNMAMTSGRLAAETIIMAKTYNDFSESMLDHYRLKLMESFIVQDLKKYKDATHHFDAFPQYFERYIPLLNRAASHMFTVDGASKWEKQKKIWRDLGSVKEKLKLARDVFKAWEVMK; encoded by the coding sequence ATGCCTGAAAAGTTTGATTGTATCGTCGTCGGAGCGGGGCCGGCCGGAACGGCGTGCGCCTATGAGCTCGCCAAAGCCGGAGTCAACGTATTATTGCTTGAGCGCGGCGAATACCCAGGATCGAAAAACGTCATGGGCGGCGTGCTCTATCGAAAAATGATGGAAGACATTATTCCGGAGTTTTATAAAGAGGCCCCGCTCGAGCGGCCGATCGTTGAGCAGCGGTTTATGCTGATGGATAAAGAGTCGGCGGTGACGTTCAGCTATAAAGGATTGGAGTGGGGGCGCGAGCCGTACAACAACTTTACCGTTTTGCGGGCGAAGTTTGACCAATGGTTTGCCGAGAAAGCAGTCGAACAAGGGGCGTTGCTCGTTTGTGAAACGGTGGCACTCGAATGCATCGTTGAAAAAGGCCGCGTCGTCGGTGTCCGCACCGACCGCCCGGACGGCGAGGTGTATGCCGATGTCGTCGTGCTGGCGGACGGCGTGAACTCGCTTTTGGCGAAACAGCTCGGGTTTCACCGCGAATGGCGGCCGGATGAAGTCGCGCTCGCAGTGATGGAAATTGTCAAGCTCGATAAAAAAGTGATCGAAGAACGTTTCAACCTTGAGCCGGAGCAAGGATGCACGATCGAGCTGCTCGGCGATGCAACAAAAGGCATATTAGGAACCGGATTTTTATACACCAATAAAGACACCTTAAGCATCGGCGTCGGCACGCTGCTTTCCGGGCTGATTAAGCATAAGATTAAACCGTACGAACTGCTTGAATACGTGAAAAACCACCCGATGATCCGCCCATATCTCCAAGGGAGCGAGCCGGTCGAGTACTTGGCGCACTTGATTCCGGAAGGCGGCTACCACTCGATGCCGAAAGTGGTCGGGGACGGTGTGCTTGTCGTTGGGGATGCCGCCCAGCTCGTCAACGCCATTCACCGTGAAGGGTCGAATATGGCGATGACTTCCGGACGCCTGGCAGCCGAAACGATCATTATGGCGAAAACGTACAACGATTTCTCGGAAAGCATGCTTGACCACTATCGGCTGAAACTGATGGAAAGCTTTATTGTCCAAGACTTGAAGAAGTATAAAGATGCGACCCATCATTTTGATGCGTTCCCGCAATATTTTGAACGCTACATTCCGCTGCTCAACCGGGCGGCCAGCCACATGTTTACGGTCGATGGGGCATCGAAATGGGAAAAACAGAAAAAAATTTGGCGCGATCTTGGCTCGGTGAAGGAAAAACTCAAATTGGCGCGTGATGTGTTCAAGGCATGGGAGGTGATGAAATAA